A section of the Sceloporus undulatus isolate JIND9_A2432 ecotype Alabama chromosome 3, SceUnd_v1.1, whole genome shotgun sequence genome encodes:
- the CCDC186 gene encoding coiled-coil domain-containing protein 186 isoform X1: MLTKELLFEKPRGGQLILGEKMDDQLSEEQTTLETASPSKTDDKSTNSSSVGEADKLLGIQDDLHTENEKSPLSKENEQLMLDPSSHGDKSEVQHVPDFNGDGGGCSKSFEAQIKRAKESGCLPDGDNEQQVSKTDETNSSLADLLRDPVKRTFGVCSESPYDTDCTKNLISTIQNASSQEALLEEIESELLSTDLLRDHKVSNGMCKNEATLAVFEKCIQDKYLQQEHTIKKLIKENKKHQELILDICSEKDNLKDELKKRTETEKQHLNIIKQFEVRIEDLQKEVKAAKDKLISQDAAAKNAIQQLHKEMAFRTDQANKKCDEARQEKEAMVMKYVRGEKESLDLRKEKEVLERKLRDANKETEKHTNKIKQLSQEKARLHQLFESKEGEATRMSREIEKLKEEINSHVIKVKWAQNKLKAEMDLHKETKDRLKEATTKLTQAKEEADQIRRNCQEIIKTYQESEEIKSNELDVKLRLTKGELEKHLQEQSDHLEIHHAKIKELEDVKRTFKEGMDELRTLRTKVKCLEDERLRTEDELSKYREIINRQKAELQNLLDRVKIIDHLQDQHQRDGQEINSLKEEVESLNNLLNDFQKDIDGSRKRESELLVFTEKLTTKNAQLQSETNSLQVQLDKLAYSERESQNQLELVKQARDELANKLQKEEELHRNNAQVLKAELASQEKVLADLNTQAEELKDELITQKRKHAANLKDLTKQLQQARRKLDQLENGNYDKEVSSMGSRSSSSGSLNARSSNEDRSPENSGSSVVDHFPEVDKTILIERIVRLQKAHARKNEKMEFMEDHIKHLVEEIRKKTKIIQSYILREEAGTLSSEASDFNKVHLSRRGGIMASLYTSHPADSGLTLELSLEINRKLQAVLEDTLLKNITLKENLQTLGTEIERLIKQQHELEQKLKQT, from the exons ATTCTTGGTGAAAAGATGGACGATCAGTTATCAGAAGAACAAACAACTTTAGAAACCGCCAGCCCATCAAAGACTGATGATAAATCCACAAACTCATCTTCTGTTGGGGAAGCTGATAAACTGCTGGGTATTCAGGATGATCTACACACTGAAAATGAGAAAAGCCCTTTGAGCAAAGAAAATGAACAATTAATGCTAGATCCCAGTTCACATGGAGACAAATCTGAAGTGCAGCATGTTCCTGATTTTAACGGTGATGGAGGTGGTTGTTCTAAATCGTTTGAAGCACAAATAAAAAGAGCTAAGGAATCAGGTTGCTTACCTGATGGAGACAATGAACAGCAGGTTTCAAAAACGGATGAGACAAATTCATCCCTGGCAGACTTATTGCGTGATCCTGTGAAAAGAACTTTTGGGGTCTGTTCAGAAAGCCCATATGACACAGATTGTACTAAGAACCTTATTTCTACTATACAAAATGCTTCCTCTCAGGAGGCTTTGTTAGAAGAAATAGAGTCTGAACTACTGTCCACAGATTTATTGAGAGATCATAAAGTTTCAAATGGTATGTGCAAGAATGAAGCTACATTGGCTGTATTTGAAAAATGCATTCAAGACAAGTATCTTCAGCAGGAGCACACAATAAAGAA ATtgattaaagaaaacaaaaagcaccAAGAACTAATTTTGgacatttgttcagaaaaggacAACTTAAAGGATGAAttgaagaaaagaacagaaacagaaaaacagcaCCTCAACATTATTAAACAA TTTGAGGTCAGAATAGAGGACCTCCAAAAAGAAGTTAAAGCTGCTAAAGATAAACTTATATCCCAAGATGCTGCTGCAAAAAATGCTATACAACAATTGCACAAAGAGATGGCCTTTCGTACAGATCAG GCAAACAAGAAATGTGATGAAGCCCGCCAAGAAAAGGAAGCCATGGTAATGAAGTATGTTAGAGGAGAAAAGGAATCCTTAGACCTCCGAAAGGAAAAAGAAGTGCTTGAAAGAAAATTGCGAGATGCAAATAAAGAAACTGAAAAGCACACAAACAAAATCAAACAGCTCTCTCAGGAAAAAGCAAGGCTGCACCAGCTCTTTGAATCCAAG GAAGGTGAAGCTACCAGAATGTCAAGAGAAATAGAAAAATTGAAAGAAGAAATAAACTCTCACGTGATCAAAGTAAAATGGGCCCAAAACAAATTGAAGGCTGAAATGGATTTACACAAG gAAACCAAAGATCGGCTTAAAGAGGCAACAACAAAGTTGACTCAAGCAAAAGAAGAAGCTGACCAGATACGAAGGAACtgccaagaaataataaaaacatatcag GAGTCTGAAGAAATTAAATCCAATGAATTGGATGTAAAACTCCGACTTACAAAAGGAGAACTGGAGAAACACTTGCAGGAGCAATCTGATCATCTAGAG ATacatcatgccaaaataaaagAACTTGAAGATGTGAAGCGAACATTTAAGGAGGGTATGGATGAGCTGCGAACACTGAGGACAAAG GTCAAATGTCTAGAGGATGAACGGTTGAGAACAGAAGATGAATTGTCAAAATATAGAGAAATAATTAATCGACAGAAGGCTGAGCTTCAGAATCTGCTAGACAGAGTGAAAATTATAGATCATCTGCAGGATCAACATCAGAG GGATGGACAAGAGATTAACTCTTTGAAGGAAGAAGTGGAGAGTCTCAACAATCTGCTTAATGACTTCCAGAAGGATATTGATGGAAGCCGGAAAAGAGAATCTGAGTTATTGGTCTTCACTGAGAAGTTGACCACTAAGAATGCCCAATTGCAATCAGAAACAAATTCTTTACAGGTGCAGCTTGATAAACTCGCCTACAGCGAGAGAGAGTCACAGAATCAGTTGGAGCTTGTTAAACAAGCCAGAGATGAGCTA GCAAATAAAttacagaaggaagaggagcttCACAGAAACAATGCCCAGGTGCTGAAGGCAGAACTGGCATCTCAAGAGAAAGTGTTAGCAGATCTAAACACCCAGGCTGAAGAATTAAAAGATGAGTTAATTACTCAGAAACGAAAACATGCAGCAAATCTTAAAGACCTCACCAAGCAACTTCAACAAG CACGAAGAAAGTTGGATCAACTTGAAAATGGCAACTATGATAAAGAAGTCAGCAGTATGGGGAGTCGTTCCAGCTCATCAG GATCTCTTAATGCACGAAGCAGTAACGAAGATCGATCACCAGAAAACAGTGGCTCTTCAGTAGTTGATCATTTCCCAGAAGTGGACAAGACCATTTTGATTGAGAGAATAGTAAGACTACAGAAAGCACATGCTcggaaaaatgaaaagatggAATTCATGGAGGACCACATCAAACATCTTGTGGaagaaatcagaaagaaaaccaa AATAATCCAAAGTTACATTCTACGGGAAGAGGCTGGCACCCTGTCATCTGAGGCTTCTGACTTTAACAAAGTGCATTTAAGTAGGCGTGGTGGGATCATGGCCTCACTCTATACATCACACCCAGCAGACAGTGGGCTCACATTAGAACTCTCGCTGGAGATCAACAGGAAGCTTCAGGCAGTGCTAGAGGATACCTTATTGAAGAATATTACTCTAAAG GAAAATCTGCAAACACTAGGAACAGAAATAGAACGCTTAATTAAGCAGCAGCATGAACTGGAACAGAAGTTGAAGCAGACATAG
- the CCDC186 gene encoding coiled-coil domain-containing protein 186 isoform X2, with product MDDQLSEEQTTLETASPSKTDDKSTNSSSVGEADKLLGIQDDLHTENEKSPLSKENEQLMLDPSSHGDKSEVQHVPDFNGDGGGCSKSFEAQIKRAKESGCLPDGDNEQQVSKTDETNSSLADLLRDPVKRTFGVCSESPYDTDCTKNLISTIQNASSQEALLEEIESELLSTDLLRDHKVSNGMCKNEATLAVFEKCIQDKYLQQEHTIKKLIKENKKHQELILDICSEKDNLKDELKKRTETEKQHLNIIKQFEVRIEDLQKEVKAAKDKLISQDAAAKNAIQQLHKEMAFRTDQANKKCDEARQEKEAMVMKYVRGEKESLDLRKEKEVLERKLRDANKETEKHTNKIKQLSQEKARLHQLFESKEGEATRMSREIEKLKEEINSHVIKVKWAQNKLKAEMDLHKETKDRLKEATTKLTQAKEEADQIRRNCQEIIKTYQESEEIKSNELDVKLRLTKGELEKHLQEQSDHLEIHHAKIKELEDVKRTFKEGMDELRTLRTKVKCLEDERLRTEDELSKYREIINRQKAELQNLLDRVKIIDHLQDQHQRDGQEINSLKEEVESLNNLLNDFQKDIDGSRKRESELLVFTEKLTTKNAQLQSETNSLQVQLDKLAYSERESQNQLELVKQARDELANKLQKEEELHRNNAQVLKAELASQEKVLADLNTQAEELKDELITQKRKHAANLKDLTKQLQQARRKLDQLENGNYDKEVSSMGSRSSSSGSLNARSSNEDRSPENSGSSVVDHFPEVDKTILIERIVRLQKAHARKNEKMEFMEDHIKHLVEEIRKKTKIIQSYILREEAGTLSSEASDFNKVHLSRRGGIMASLYTSHPADSGLTLELSLEINRKLQAVLEDTLLKNITLKENLQTLGTEIERLIKQQHELEQKLKQT from the exons ATGGACGATCAGTTATCAGAAGAACAAACAACTTTAGAAACCGCCAGCCCATCAAAGACTGATGATAAATCCACAAACTCATCTTCTGTTGGGGAAGCTGATAAACTGCTGGGTATTCAGGATGATCTACACACTGAAAATGAGAAAAGCCCTTTGAGCAAAGAAAATGAACAATTAATGCTAGATCCCAGTTCACATGGAGACAAATCTGAAGTGCAGCATGTTCCTGATTTTAACGGTGATGGAGGTGGTTGTTCTAAATCGTTTGAAGCACAAATAAAAAGAGCTAAGGAATCAGGTTGCTTACCTGATGGAGACAATGAACAGCAGGTTTCAAAAACGGATGAGACAAATTCATCCCTGGCAGACTTATTGCGTGATCCTGTGAAAAGAACTTTTGGGGTCTGTTCAGAAAGCCCATATGACACAGATTGTACTAAGAACCTTATTTCTACTATACAAAATGCTTCCTCTCAGGAGGCTTTGTTAGAAGAAATAGAGTCTGAACTACTGTCCACAGATTTATTGAGAGATCATAAAGTTTCAAATGGTATGTGCAAGAATGAAGCTACATTGGCTGTATTTGAAAAATGCATTCAAGACAAGTATCTTCAGCAGGAGCACACAATAAAGAA ATtgattaaagaaaacaaaaagcaccAAGAACTAATTTTGgacatttgttcagaaaaggacAACTTAAAGGATGAAttgaagaaaagaacagaaacagaaaaacagcaCCTCAACATTATTAAACAA TTTGAGGTCAGAATAGAGGACCTCCAAAAAGAAGTTAAAGCTGCTAAAGATAAACTTATATCCCAAGATGCTGCTGCAAAAAATGCTATACAACAATTGCACAAAGAGATGGCCTTTCGTACAGATCAG GCAAACAAGAAATGTGATGAAGCCCGCCAAGAAAAGGAAGCCATGGTAATGAAGTATGTTAGAGGAGAAAAGGAATCCTTAGACCTCCGAAAGGAAAAAGAAGTGCTTGAAAGAAAATTGCGAGATGCAAATAAAGAAACTGAAAAGCACACAAACAAAATCAAACAGCTCTCTCAGGAAAAAGCAAGGCTGCACCAGCTCTTTGAATCCAAG GAAGGTGAAGCTACCAGAATGTCAAGAGAAATAGAAAAATTGAAAGAAGAAATAAACTCTCACGTGATCAAAGTAAAATGGGCCCAAAACAAATTGAAGGCTGAAATGGATTTACACAAG gAAACCAAAGATCGGCTTAAAGAGGCAACAACAAAGTTGACTCAAGCAAAAGAAGAAGCTGACCAGATACGAAGGAACtgccaagaaataataaaaacatatcag GAGTCTGAAGAAATTAAATCCAATGAATTGGATGTAAAACTCCGACTTACAAAAGGAGAACTGGAGAAACACTTGCAGGAGCAATCTGATCATCTAGAG ATacatcatgccaaaataaaagAACTTGAAGATGTGAAGCGAACATTTAAGGAGGGTATGGATGAGCTGCGAACACTGAGGACAAAG GTCAAATGTCTAGAGGATGAACGGTTGAGAACAGAAGATGAATTGTCAAAATATAGAGAAATAATTAATCGACAGAAGGCTGAGCTTCAGAATCTGCTAGACAGAGTGAAAATTATAGATCATCTGCAGGATCAACATCAGAG GGATGGACAAGAGATTAACTCTTTGAAGGAAGAAGTGGAGAGTCTCAACAATCTGCTTAATGACTTCCAGAAGGATATTGATGGAAGCCGGAAAAGAGAATCTGAGTTATTGGTCTTCACTGAGAAGTTGACCACTAAGAATGCCCAATTGCAATCAGAAACAAATTCTTTACAGGTGCAGCTTGATAAACTCGCCTACAGCGAGAGAGAGTCACAGAATCAGTTGGAGCTTGTTAAACAAGCCAGAGATGAGCTA GCAAATAAAttacagaaggaagaggagcttCACAGAAACAATGCCCAGGTGCTGAAGGCAGAACTGGCATCTCAAGAGAAAGTGTTAGCAGATCTAAACACCCAGGCTGAAGAATTAAAAGATGAGTTAATTACTCAGAAACGAAAACATGCAGCAAATCTTAAAGACCTCACCAAGCAACTTCAACAAG CACGAAGAAAGTTGGATCAACTTGAAAATGGCAACTATGATAAAGAAGTCAGCAGTATGGGGAGTCGTTCCAGCTCATCAG GATCTCTTAATGCACGAAGCAGTAACGAAGATCGATCACCAGAAAACAGTGGCTCTTCAGTAGTTGATCATTTCCCAGAAGTGGACAAGACCATTTTGATTGAGAGAATAGTAAGACTACAGAAAGCACATGCTcggaaaaatgaaaagatggAATTCATGGAGGACCACATCAAACATCTTGTGGaagaaatcagaaagaaaaccaa AATAATCCAAAGTTACATTCTACGGGAAGAGGCTGGCACCCTGTCATCTGAGGCTTCTGACTTTAACAAAGTGCATTTAAGTAGGCGTGGTGGGATCATGGCCTCACTCTATACATCACACCCAGCAGACAGTGGGCTCACATTAGAACTCTCGCTGGAGATCAACAGGAAGCTTCAGGCAGTGCTAGAGGATACCTTATTGAAGAATATTACTCTAAAG GAAAATCTGCAAACACTAGGAACAGAAATAGAACGCTTAATTAAGCAGCAGCATGAACTGGAACAGAAGTTGAAGCAGACATAG